One Ignavibacterium album JCM 16511 genomic region harbors:
- the rplU gene encoding 50S ribosomal protein L21, producing the protein MLAVVDILGQQFKVTENTKYYVPKLKAEPETEVTFDKVLLVNDGKTTKIGSPVVSGVKVTAKVLEHIKDDKVIVFKKKRRISYRKTHGHRQHLTRIEVLKIG; encoded by the coding sequence ATGCTTGCAGTAGTTGATATATTAGGACAGCAGTTCAAAGTAACTGAAAACACAAAATATTATGTACCGAAATTAAAAGCAGAACCGGAAACAGAAGTAACTTTCGATAAAGTTCTTTTGGTTAACGACGGTAAGACAACTAAAATCGGTAGTCCGGTTGTTAGCGGAGTTAAAGTAACTGCAAAAGTTCTTGAACATATTAAAGATGATAAAGTAATTGTGTTCAAGAAAAAAAGAAGAATTAGTTACAGAAAAACTCACGGACACAGACAACACTTAACAAGAATAGAAGTTTTAAAGATAGGTTAA